The DNA region GCGAAAAGAAATAGAAATAAAGATGAAATTTTCAATACTCAATTTTTAGTTAAATAATAAATGTAAAATTAGATGAATTAATTCAAATGAAAATTTATTATCTATTAATAAGTAAATTCCTTTGAAAATTAATGCTTTAAGATTTGAATTATTAAATTTAATTTCTACCTTTGCAGCCCTCTAAGAAGAGGTAACGAAAAAATTATATATAAATTATATGCCAACAATTTCACAATTAGTACGAAAAGGAAGAGCCAAAATAACCAAGAAGAGTAAATCGGCTGCTTTAGATTCGTGTCCGCAAAGACGTGGTGTATGTACTCGTGTTTACACAACAACACCTAAAAAACCTAACTCAGCAATGCGTAAGGTAGCAAGGGTTCGTTTAACAAACGGTAACGAGGTTAATGCATACATTGGTGGAGAAGGTCACAATCTACAAGAGCACTCGATAGTATTGGTTAGAGGTGGAAGGGTAAAAGATTTACCAGGAGTTAGATATCACATCGTTCGTGGTGCTTTAGACACAGCAGGTGTTGCGGGTAGAACACAACGTAGATCTAAGTATGGTGCAAAACGCCCTAAGAAGTAATTTAAAACTTTAAGAAGAAGACATGAGAAAAAGACAAGCGAAAAAAAGACCGCTTTTACCAGATCCGCGTTTTAACGATCAGTTAGTTACTAGATTCGTTAATATGATGATGTGGGACGGAAAAAAATCTGTTGCTTTCAAGGTGT from Mesoflavibacter profundi includes:
- the rpsL gene encoding 30S ribosomal protein S12 produces the protein MPTISQLVRKGRAKITKKSKSAALDSCPQRRGVCTRVYTTTPKKPNSAMRKVARVRLTNGNEVNAYIGGEGHNLQEHSIVLVRGGRVKDLPGVRYHIVRGALDTAGVAGRTQRRSKYGAKRPKK